In Porites lutea chromosome 7, jaPorLute2.1, whole genome shotgun sequence, a single window of DNA contains:
- the LOC140943701 gene encoding monocarboxylate transporter 10-like: protein MYVQKHASEMLGKLCWFFRGKHHPDSRWSWVVCISSAVCGAINTGFVLSFGVLFPELMAHFDETTETTAGLGSLTLGMAWFASPLPGYLCDRFGCRITNFLGAALCMTGLVVSSFAKSLIPMYFTHGLIIGLGICFIYNSCYLVIAQYFNKRLSMATGIVALGESTGVFFTGPLLQFLLDSFGWRGTYRIVVVAFALVCLLGLTYNPNIQLQETKVLDLAKNNEDNKEERSSLSLYCSVWKIPTFVVVTISLMVTAFAIYIPLIYLVKYSEDNGISAQAASRLFIFIGLASSLARIITGKLCNIKKVNSIFIYQASMLLAALSVFLLHFAATKYWLLIVFSFIYGFSDGIFMTSAVYTQLTCVDAKRVTASFCTSNMFYSIAAAAGSPIAGIIVDNTGSYVYSFYMTGGVLLVAFLIPMVLIPINHRSIRVLPQSHVNDDKQIVTQGTEGIKTQGQTHQEEIPI, encoded by the exons ATGTATGTTCAAAAACACGCTAGCGAGATGCTTGGAAAACTATGCTGGTTTTTCCGAGGCAAACATCACCCAGATAGTCGTTGGTCGTGGGTTGTGTGTATCTCCTCAGCGGTTTGCGGTGCTATTAACACCGGCTTTGTTCTTAGTTTCGGCGTACTATTCCCTGAACTGATGGCACATTTCGACGAGACAACCGAAACAACTG CTGGCCTCGGTTCGCTAACCTTGGGCATGGCATGGTTTGCCAGTCCGCTGCCTGGCTATCTCTGTGATCGTTTTGGCTGTCGTATCACGAACTTCCTAGGAGCAGCGTTGTGCATGACCGGCTTGGTGGTATCGTCATTTGCTAAGAGCCTCATTCCCATGTACTTCACCCATGGTCTGATAATTGGCTTAGGAATATGTTTTATCTACAACTCCTGCTATCTTGTAATCGCACAGTACTTTAATAAGAGGTTGTCCATGGCAACTGGTATTGTAGCTTTAGGGGAAAGCACTGGCGTCTTTTTCACAGGTCCGTTGCTTCAATTTCTTTTGGATTCGTTTGGATGGAGAGGCACTTACAGGATCGTGGTCGTGGCTTTCGCCCTTGTCTGCCTCCTGGGCTTGACTTACAACCCAAACATACAATTGCAGGAAACTAAAGTTCTCGATTTAGCAAAAAATAATGAGGAcaataaagaagaaagaagtAGCCTTTCTCTTTACTGCAGCGTGTGGAAAATTCCTACTTTCGTTGTGGTTACCATTTCTTTAATGGTTACAGCATTTGCGATATACATTCCATTAATATATCTG GTGAAGTATTCAGAGGATAATGGAATAAGCGCCCAAGCTGCTtctcgtttatttatttttattggacTTGCTTCATCTCTTGCAAGGATCATAACAGGAAAGTTGTGCAACATCAAAAAAGTGAATTCCATATTTATTTATCAGGCATCCATGCTATTGGCTGCTCTTTCCGTATTTTTGCTTCATTTTGCTGCCACAAAGTACTGGTTGTTAATCGTCTTCAGCTTTATCTATGGCTTCAGTGATGGAATTTTCATGACATCAGCTGTGTATACTCAGCTGACCTGCGTGGATGCTAAAAGAGTAACAGCGTCCTTCTGTACTAGCAACATGTTTTATTCAATAGCTGCAGCTGCTGGTAGCCCAATTGCTG GTATAATAGTGGACAACACAGGAAGTTATGTTTACTCATTTTACATGACTGGTGGTGTTCTTCTGGTCGCATTTCTTATTCCAATGGTTTTGATTCCTATCAATCATAGAAGTATCAGAGTTCTTCCTCAGAGCCACGTCAATGACGATAAACAAATAGTTACACAAGGAACGGAAGGAATTAAGACTCAGGGTCAAACCCATCAAGAAGAAATCCCTATCTAG
- the LOC140944296 gene encoding monocarboxylate transporter 10-like isoform X2 produces MHAQEDPSLGKLGQFFRGKRHQDSLWSWVVCISAMICNALGLGFALSFGVLLPVLMDYFGETSEKTAGLGSLALSLTFFLTPLPGYISDRFGCRITNFVGATLCMTGLVTSSFVQSLTLMFVTHGLLMGLGISFIYSSCFLVIAKYFKEKLSVATGIVALGAGFGVFFTGPLLQVLLDSYGWRGTYRIMVVSFIVVCILGLTYNPNVQETTLVASFNNDQDREDEMSRISLYCSLWRFPTFVALVTSMLLTGFSIYIPLIFLVKYAEDHGITAQAASLLFIFIGLVSSLGRAVAGMLYKNKKVNPIFIHQASLLTLSLCVFLLPFTTNYWSLILFSIVYGFSDGVFITGSLYIPLSCVESKRKTASFCTSNFLYSLGTVSGSPIAGMIVDHTGSYVHAFYMSSAVAMAAFLIPMILIPINRKKSKVHPQDSMKEDPKMDKAGSEVIENQNKDRREEIPC; encoded by the exons ATGCATGCTCAAGAAGATCCTAGTCTTGGGAAACTAGGACAGTTTTTCCGAGGCAAGCGTCACCAAGACAGTTTGTGGTCTTGGGTTGTGTGTATTTCAGCAATGATTTGTAATGCTCTTGGCCTTGGCTTTGCTCTTAGCTTCGGCGTTCTGTTACCCGTGTTAATGGACTATTTTGGCGAGACAAGTGAAAAAACTG ctgGACTCGGGTCACTTGCTTTGAGTTTAACATTTTTTCTTACTCCGCTGCCTGGCTATATCTCTGATCGTTTTGGCTGTCGTATCACAAACTTCGTGGGAGCCACGCTGTGCATGACAGGCTTGGTGACGTCATCATTTGTTCAGAGCCTCACTCTCATGTTCGTTACACACGGTCTGCTGATGGGTTTAGGAATATCTTTTATCTACAGTTCTTGCTTTCTTGTGATAGCAAAATACTTCAAAGAGAAGTTATCCGTAGCAACTGGCATTGTAGCTTTGGGAGCAGGTTTCGGTGTCTTTTTTACAGGCCCATTGCTTCAAGTTCTTTTGGACTCGTATGGCTGGAGAGGTACTTACAGAATAATGGTGGTAtcttttattgttgtttgtATACTGGGGCTGACTTATAACCCGAACGTACAAGAAACAACATTGGTCGCTTCCTTTAACAATGACCAGGACAGAGAAGACGAAATGAGTAGAATTTCTCTTTACTGTAGCCTGTGGCGATTTCCTACTTTCGTCGCCCTGGTCACCTCTATGCTGCTTACCGGATTTTCGATATACATTCCATTAATTTTtctg GTGAAATATGCAGAGGATCACGGAATAACAGCACAAGCTGCATCTCTcttgtttattttcattggCCTTGTTTCATCGCTTGGAAGGGCAGTTGCAGGAATGTTGTACAAGAACAAGAAAGTCAATCCCATATTCATACATCAAGCGTCCTTGCTGACATTGTCTCTTTGCGTATTTTTGCTTCCGTTTACTACGAACTACTGGTCTTTAATCTTGTTTAGTATTGTGTATGGCTTCAGCGATGGAGTTTTCATAACAGGGTCTCTGTATATTCCACTGAGCTGTGTGgagagcaaaagaaaaacagcgtCTTTTTGTACTAGCAATTTCCTTTACTCATTAGGAACAGTCAGTGGCAGTCCAATCGCTG GTATGATAGTGGACCATACAGGAAGCTACGTTCATGCATTCTACATGAGTAGTGCTGTCGCCATGGCCGCGTTTCTTATTCCAATGATTTTGATTCCTATCAACCGAAAAAAATCCAAAGTTCATCCTCAGGATAGCATGAAAGAAGATCCCAAAATGGACAAGGCGGGATCAGAAGTGATTGAGAATCAGAATAAAGACCGACGGGAAGAAATCCCTTGTTAG
- the LOC140944296 gene encoding monocarboxylate transporter 10-like isoform X1 — translation MISNCKMNAQNGPSRGKLGWFFRGKRHQDSLWSWVVCFSAMICNALGLGFALSYGVLLPALMDYFDETSERTAGLGSLALSLTFFLTPLPGYISDRFGCRITNFVGATLCMTGLVTSSFVQSLTLMFVTHGLLMGLGISFIYSSCFLVIAKYFKEKLSVATGIVALGAGFGVFFTGPLLQVLLDSYGWRGTYRIMVVSFIVVCILGLTYNPNVQETTLVASFNNDQDREDEMSRISLYCSLWRFPTFVALVTSMLLTGFSIYIPLIFLVKYAEDHGITAQAASLLFIFIGLVSSLGRAVAGMLYKNKKVNPIFIHQASLLTLSLCVFLLPFTTNYWSLILFSIVYGFSDGVFITGSLYIPLSCVESKRKTASFCTSNFLYSLGTVSGSPIAGMIVDHTGSYVHAFYMSSAVAMAAFLIPMILIPINRKKSKVHPQDSMKEDPKMDKAGSEVIENQNKDRREEIPC, via the exons ATGATCTCCAACTGCAAAATGAATGCTCAAAACGGTCCTAGTCGTGGGAAACTAGGCTGGTTTTTCCGAGGCAAGCGTCACCAAGACAGTTTGTGGTCTTGGGTTGTGTGTTTTTCAGCAATGATTTGTAATGCTCTTGGCCTTGGCTTTGCTCTAAGTTACGGAGTTCTGCTTCCTGCGTTAATGGACTATTTTGATGAGACAAGCGAAAGAACTG ctgGACTCGGGTCACTTGCTTTGAGTTTAACATTTTTTCTTACTCCGCTGCCTGGCTATATCTCTGATCGTTTTGGCTGTCGTATCACAAACTTCGTGGGAGCCACGCTGTGCATGACAGGCTTGGTGACGTCATCATTTGTTCAGAGCCTCACTCTCATGTTCGTTACACACGGTCTGCTGATGGGTTTAGGAATATCTTTTATCTACAGTTCTTGCTTTCTTGTGATAGCAAAATACTTCAAAGAGAAGTTATCCGTAGCAACTGGCATTGTAGCTTTGGGAGCAGGTTTCGGTGTCTTTTTTACAGGCCCATTGCTTCAAGTTCTTTTGGACTCGTATGGCTGGAGAGGTACTTACAGAATAATGGTGGTAtcttttattgttgtttgtATACTGGGGCTGACTTATAACCCGAACGTACAAGAAACAACATTGGTCGCTTCCTTTAACAATGACCAGGACAGAGAAGACGAAATGAGTAGAATTTCTCTTTACTGTAGCCTGTGGCGATTTCCTACTTTCGTCGCCCTGGTCACCTCTATGCTGCTTACCGGATTTTCGATATACATTCCATTAATTTTtctg GTGAAATATGCAGAGGATCACGGAATAACAGCACAAGCTGCATCTCTcttgtttattttcattggCCTTGTTTCATCGCTTGGAAGGGCAGTTGCAGGAATGTTGTACAAGAACAAGAAAGTCAATCCCATATTCATACATCAAGCGTCCTTGCTGACATTGTCTCTTTGCGTATTTTTGCTTCCGTTTACTACGAACTACTGGTCTTTAATCTTGTTTAGTATTGTGTATGGCTTCAGCGATGGAGTTTTCATAACAGGGTCTCTGTATATTCCACTGAGCTGTGTGgagagcaaaagaaaaacagcgtCTTTTTGTACTAGCAATTTCCTTTACTCATTAGGAACAGTCAGTGGCAGTCCAATCGCTG GTATGATAGTGGACCATACAGGAAGCTACGTTCATGCATTCTACATGAGTAGTGCTGTCGCCATGGCCGCGTTTCTTATTCCAATGATTTTGATTCCTATCAACCGAAAAAAATCCAAAGTTCATCCTCAGGATAGCATGAAAGAAGATCCCAAAATGGACAAGGCGGGATCAGAAGTGATTGAGAATCAGAATAAAGACCGACGGGAAGAAATCCCTTGTTAG
- the LOC140943700 gene encoding monocarboxylate transporter 12-like codes for MCVQKNASEILGKLCWFFRGKHHSDCRWSWVVCISSAICGAINTGFVLSFGVLFPELMEHFDESREKTAGLGSLTLGMAWLASPLPGYLCDRFGCRITNFLGATLCMTGLVVSSFAKSLTHMYFTQGLIIGLGICFIYNSCYLVIAQYFKKRLSMATGIVALGESTGVFFTGPLLQFLLDSFGWRGTYRIMVVAFALVCLLGLTYNPNIQFQETTGHNIENKNENQDNERNSISLYCSVWKIPTFVVVTISFMVTAFAIYIPLIYLVKYSEDNGISAQAASRLFIFIGLASSLARIITGKLCNNKKVNSIFTYQASMLLAALSVFLLQLAATKYWLLIVFSFIYGFSDGIFMTSAVYTQLTCVDAKRVTASFCTSNVLYSIAAAAGSPIAGLIVDNTGSYVYSFYMTGGVLLVAFLVPMVLIPINHRSIRVLPQNHVNNDKQMVTEGTEGIKTQGQTHQEEIPI; via the exons ATGTGTGTTCAAAAAAACGCCAGCGAGATACTTGGAAAACTATGCTGGTTTTTCCGAGGCAAACATCACTCAGACTGTCGTTGGTCTTGGGTTGTGTGTATCTCCTCAGCGATTTGCGGTGCTATTAACACCGGATTTGTTCTTAGTTTCGGCGTACTATTCCCTGAATTGATGGAACATTTTGATGAGTCAAGGGAAAAAACTG CTGGCCTCGGTTCGCTAACCTTGGGCATGGCATGGTTGGCCAGTCCGCTGCCTGGCTATCTCTGCGATCGTTTTGGCTGTCGTATCACAAACTTTCTGGGAGCAACGTTGTGCATGACCGGTTTGGTGGTATCGTCATTTGCTAAGAGCCTCACTCACATGTACTTCACCCAAGGCCTGATAATTGGCTTAGGAATATGTTTTATCTACAACTCCTGCTATCTTGTAATCGCACAGTACTTTAAAAAGAGGTTGTCCATGGCAACTGGTATTGTAGCTTTAGGGGAAAGCACTGGCGTCTTTTTCACAGGTCCATTGCTTCAATTTCTTTTGGATTCATTTGGATGGAGAGGCACTTACAGGATCATGGTCGTGGCTTTCGCCCTTGTCTGCCTCCTGGGCTTGACTTACAACCCAAACATACAGTTTCAAGAAACAACGGGTCAcaatatagaaaacaaaaatgagaacCAAGACAATGAGAGAAACAGCATTTCTCTTTACTGCAGCGTGTGGAAAATTCCTACTTTCGTTGTggttaccatttcttttatggTTACAGCATTTGCGATATACATTCCATTAATATATCTG GTGAAGTATTCAGAGGATAATGGAATAAGTGCCCAGGCTGCTTCtcgcttatttatttttattggccTTGCTTCATCCCTTGCAAGGATCATAACAGGAAAGTTGTGCAACAACAAGAAAGTAAATTCCATCTTTACTTATCAGGCATCCATGCTATTGGCTGCTCTTTCCGTATTTTTGCTTCAGCTTGCTGCCACAAAATACTGGTTGTTAATAGTCTTCAGCTTTATCTATGGCTTCAGTGATGGAATTTTCATGACATCAGCTGTGTATACTCAGCTAACATGCGTGGACGCTAAAAGGGTAACAGCGTCCTTCTGTACTAGCAACGTACTTTATTCAATAGCTGCAGCTGCTGGTAGCCCCATTGCTG GTTTAATAGTGGACAACACAGGAAGTTATGTTTACTCATTTTACATGACTGGTGGTGTTCTTCTCGTCGCATTTCTTGTTCCAATGGTTTTGATTCCTATCAATCATAGAAGTATCAGAGTTCTTCCTCAGAACCACGTCAATAACGATAAACAAATGGTTACAGAAGGAACGGAAGGGATTAAGACTCAGGGTCAAACCCATCAAGAAGAAATCCCTATCTAG